The segment CGAATAGCCGGCGATGCGCTGGTCCTGATCAGCGACAGTGAGCACCTTGTCGGGATCGGCGATGATCGCCGAGAAGCGGTCGGGAGAACGATATTCATCGAGAAACGCCGCCAGGTCCTCGGCCGCGTACAGGTGACCAAAGGCCCGGGTGAAGGACTGGCGCGAGAACGCCACGAGCTCATCGACGTCGGCGGCGGTTGCGGATCGTAGACGCATCGCTGGTCACCTAGGGCGTGCGCACGAATCCCGCCAGCCGCCACGAATGCTTGCGAGCGTTTCCGCACGGTCGCCCGGACCCGGTTGGCCCGGTGCCACGGGACTCGACAAGCGGCGTCAGAAGCGTAGCTTCCACCTGCCGAGGGGCCGGCCCACAGGGGGAATGAGGTCGCCCGACTCCAGAGCAATGGCGGAGGCGCAATCGTGCGCCGGCCGCGCATTGGGAGTCTCGAGCATATGACCAAGTTTTCCATGACCGCGCTGAGCGCGCTGGCGCTTGCGCTGGCGGTACCGCACGCCGCCGTTGCCCAGTCGGCTTACCCGGTCGATCCTGCCGATTACGTCGAAATGGGCATGATCAAGATCGATGACGGTCACGATCTCGAATACGCCAATTACCTGGCGCAAAGTTGGCGCAAGTCGCAGGACTACGCCAAGCAACAAGGGTGGATCAGCGACTACCAGATCTGGGCGAACAGCAATGCCCGGGATGGCGAAGCCGACATCTACCTCGTCACGTGGTTTCCCGCCTTTGCCGATGCCGCCGAAGGCATGCGCCGCAACAAGCTGTTCCTTGAACACATGAAGAGCACCGAGGCGCAGATGCAGGCCGAATCGGGCAAACGCGCAACGTATCGCAAACAGATGGGATCGATGCTGTTCCGCCAGATGAAGTGGAACCGCTGACCCCCTTGACCGCGCGCGGGGCGGACAGGGTCAGTTGCTGAACTTGTCCGCCTTGCGCCGGCCAAAGCGCATCCCGCCTTCCAGCCGGGAGCGAAGCTGGGCGTAGTAGGCTTCCAGAAAGGCGCGCTCGTCCCCGGCACCGGGGTGCCAGCCGATCTTGCGGCAGATCGCCGCGTGAACCGAAGCCAGCGCGGCCGGGTTGCCGTCGCGCAAGACCCGTTCCAGCGTCTGCAGTTCGTGCTCTCCATAGACCGCCAGATCGTCGTCGCCGAAACGATAGCGCGCGCCGGTGACCTCGCTGGTCCCCCTTGCTCCCACCGCGGTCGAGAGCGCCTGAGGCAGCTTTGGGCGCGGTGCTTCGACCACCCAGGTCCCTGCCACGACGTCACCGGCGCGCAGCGCATCCCGGTTGAAGAACGGGAACAGCATGAAGCCGAGGAACCACAGCGCTCCAGCGACGCCGGCTGCGCCCGTCTGGCCGGTCGGCGCAGACATCAACAGGATCACCGGCATGAAGAACTCGATGTCGCGCAGCAGATTGCGCGCGATCACCGCCTCGGCGGTCAGCCGCGCCGCACCTTCACCGGGCGCAGCGCGGGCGGCCACGCGGATGCCGGCGGCGCGCTTGCCCGGCGTAGCGCCGCGGGGGCCAAGCTCGAAGGCGATGAAGTAGCCGTTCCACGCAAGGAACCACGCGAGTGTCCACGAAACGCCCAGGAATTCGCCCGCTCCGCTGGTCGCCGCGCCATCCAGCGCGCGGAGCCCGCCCGCGACCCACGCGATCAGGAACGTGAGCGCGACCGCGCCGAACGTGAGGATCAGGTAATCGAGAATGAATGCGCCAAATCGGGCGGCACGGCTGGCGACCACGAACGTCAGGGCGATGCCTTCCGGGGTGATCACCTCGCGCCGGCGCTTCGTGTCGTACGGAATGACGGCGCCGGTCATGCGTCAGCTGCGCTGGCCGATCGGCCAAAGGCGAAGAAGTAGGCGAGCCAGAACAGCAGCATCGCGCCGCCGATCAGCAGCCGGTCCCACGTCTGCCCGACCAACTCGCGGGCGAATGCTTCCAGCACCGCCGCTACCACCAGCATCAGCACCACGCCCGCCATCACTGTCGCTGCCCGCCGGCCGGCGGCGGCGGTCGCAGGCAGCAGCGCGCGCTTCCCGGGGAAGGCCATCGACCGGCCGACGTGGATGCCGGCCGCGCCAGCCAGGAGGATGGCGAACAGTTCGGTCGAGCCGTGGACCGACAGCCACGCGGCGAATTCGAGCGTCAAGCCTTGCCCGGCAAACAGCCACAGCATCGCGCCAAGGGTGGCCATCTCCTTCAGCAGGATCAGCAAGGTGGGAATGCCGAACGCAAAGCCCAGCGCGAAGGCCAGGATCGAAACGCTGGCGTTGTTCTGGAACAGGTAAGCGGCAAAACCGGACAGGCCCGCTGCGCTGCTCTCGGTGCCCAAAGCCTGCAGCAGCACCTCTCGGCTGGCGCCCGGCACGCGGGTGTCGGTGAACTGGCTGGGGACGAGGCTCCAGTACCATTCCTGATCCTGCGCGACGAGCAGCCAGCCGGCGACGGCCCCGGCGATCATCACCGCCAGCGCGATCAGGATATCGGGCCAGATCGCACGCACCGCCCGGCTGAGTCCGCCGCCAAGGAACCCGGCGAGCCACCGTGCGAAGCCCTGACGCGGGCCATAGACCTGGAACCACGCCCGGCGGACGAGGCTTTCGAGCCAGGCGATGGTCGCGGCATCGAGCGACGTCTCGCGCGCCACCGCCAGGCTGGATGCCGCCGTACGGTAGAGCGCGGGCAAGGCGAGCACGTCTTCGTCGCTGAGCTTGCGCAGGCGGCCCGTTTCCATCCGCCGGACAATCTGCTCCAGCCGCCGCCAGTCGTCCTCGCGGCTCAGGCGGAACCGGTCGGAACGCAGGATCGCGGCTTCGATCGCATCGGGGGCAAGGTCGCTCATCCGATGGCTCCCTCGCGTTTGACGTCCAGGTAACGGTCGATCAACCGGTAGCCGATCGCGTTCCACGGCGCTTCGATGACGTCGATCCCGCGCTGGCGCAGCCGCTGCAGAACCAGCGCGCGCTGGCGGGCCAGGGTGTCGGCCGTAACGGCGGTGGCCAGCGCATCCAGGCTGTCGGGCTCCGCCGCCTGCAGCTCGGCCAGTTCGCTGTCCTCGATGGTGACAAACAGGACCAAGTGTCGCTCCACCAGCCGCCCGAGACTTTCGATCATCAGTTCGGCACTGGTGGGATCGGTGAAGTCGGAGAACAGCACCACCAAGCTGCGCCGCTGGAGCCGCTGGGACAGAGTGGCCAGCGCCAGGGTAAAATTCGGTTCCTCCGCATGATAGTCCAGCCCGGCGGCCGCGCTTTTCAGGTAGTGAAACGCGCGGGTGTCGCCGTGGAACGGCGTAAGCACCAGCGGCCGGCGGGCAAAGCCGAACAGCGCCACCCGGTCGCCGCCCTTGAGCGCCACATAGGCCGCGCTCAGCGCAGCGGTCACCGCCCGGTCGATCCGCGGCAGGCCATCGACCGGCTCGCACATCGACTGGCCGCAATCGAACGCGAACACGATCTGGTTGTTGCGCTCGGCCTCGTTCTCGCGGGCGAACAGGCGGGTGTGGCGGCTGCTGGTCTTCCAGTCGATCCGCCGCCGGTCCATGCCGGGTTGATATTCCGAGAGCGCTTCGAACTGGGTGCCCTCTCCGCGGATGCGCCGCGCGATGAGGCCGACCTCCGTATTGCGGAGGAAGTGCTGCAGGGTGGGGCTGCGGATTGGCGACAGGTCGGGCCAGATCCGCAACTGGCGCTCGAGCGGCACGGAAAACTGCCGGGCGCCGAGGCCCAGCGGGCCGCTCCAGCGCAGCCAGAGATGAGAGAGGGCGGCGGTGCCCCGGCGGTTGGGGACGAGCACCGCTTCCCCCTGCCACGCGCCGTCGCGCGGCGTCAGCGCGACATTGGCCTGACCCGATCGCGCGAGTCGGGGATCGACTGCAAGCGCCGCATCCACTCCGCGCGCGCGGCCATCGCCGATGTCGGCCATCACCGTCAGCGTCACCGGCTCCCCGATCTCGGCATCTTCGGGCACCGTGACCCGCCACTCCGCCAACCCGCCCGCGAGCATTGCATCGATCAGTACCAGCGCGACCAGCATCACCCCCGCCAAAGGTGCCACGACCCACGCGCCGGGCGCGGAAGCGGCGATCACCAGCGCGACCGGCGCGGCCAGCATGGCGAACAGCGCGGCACGGGGGGCGGGGACGATCATCGCTAGCGCGGCGCCTCGGTCTGCTCGACCAGTTCTCCGACGAGCTGCTCGACCTGTCGGCCTTCGATCTCGGCGGCGGGACTGAGTGTCAAGCGGTGCCGCAGGACCGAAGCGGCGAGTGCCTTGACGTCGTCGGGAAGCACATAGTCGCGCCCTTCCAGCGCCGCGCGGGCGCGAGCTGCCTTGGCGAGCTGAACCGCAGCGCGCGGTGAAGCGCCGGTGGCGAGATCGCTCGTTTCACGCGTCGCGCGCACCAGCCGCACCACATAATCGACGATATCCCCGGCGACTGTCACCTGATCGAGGGCGGCGGAGGCACCGGTGAGCCGGGCGGCGTCGGTCACCGGACCGACCCCGAACTCGGCCGGACGCGGCGGGCCGAGCCGCTGGGCGAAGCGGCTGACGATCGCAGCTTCCTCTTGCGGAGCGGGATAAGCCACCAGCAGCTTGAACAGGAAGCGATCGAGCTGCGCCTCGGGCAAGGGATAGACGCCCTGGCTCTCAATCGGATTCTGCGTTGCGATCACCATGAATCGCTCTGGCAGGGCGTGAGTCTCGCCGTCGAGCGTCACCCGCCGCTCCTGCATCGCTTCGAGCAGCGCGGCCTGGGTCTTGGGCGGGGTGCGGTTGATTTCGTCCGCCAGCAGCAGGTCGCAGAAGATGGGCCCGCGGGTCAGGGTGAACTGGCTGGTCTGGAAGTTGAACAGGTTGGAGCCGAGGATATCGCCCGGCAGCAGGTCGGGGGTAAACTGGATGCGCCCGAAATCCAGGCCCAGCGCGGCGGCAAAGCACTGGGCGAGGAACGTCTTGGCGGTGCCCGGCGGACCCTCCAGCAGGACGTGGCCTTCCGCGAGCAGCGCGACCAGCAAATGCTCGACGATCTGTTCCTGCCCGACCACGGCCTTGGCGACTTCGCCGCGGATGGCGGCGGCCAGGTCGCGCATCTCGTCGAGGGTCATGGTCATCGGGCGTTGATCCTTTCGAGCGACTTGAGGGCGTGCGCCGCGCGCAGCGTCTGCGATGGTCCGCGCGCGGCGCGCAAGCGGTCGGCCAGCTCGCTGAAGCTGGGACCGTCCGGCGCGCGGCGTGCCAGGGCGGCGTCGATTGCGGCCGGGTCGGCGCTACGCAGGCCAAACGACGCGGCGAGCCTGCGGGCGACGAGATCGGCGAACGGTGCGCCCAGCAGATGCAGCCGTCCGCTGCGGCGGATGAAGCCTGCGGCGTTGGCGGCGAGGCGCGTCTTGCCGAAAGCGATCGCCCGATCCTCCGCCACCGGCGCGCCGAAGCGGCCGAACGCGCGCCATCCCACCACCAGCAATGCCAGCAACAGGGACAGCGTCGCGGCAAGAAAAGGCGGTTGGAAGGCGAGCGTGAGCAGGTTCTTGTTCGCCCCGAACCCGTTAAGCGTGAGATCGAACACCACCGGAACGTCCTGCCCCTCGCGCGCCGCCTCGATCACCTTGGCCGCTAGCAAGGCGCGGTTGCGATCAGCCAGCCCATAGTTGTTGAACAGGTCCGGCTCGAACGCGACCACCAGGCTCCACTTATCGCTATCGCACTCCGCATCCGGAGCCGGGGCGCGGGCCGCGGCGTCGAGCACCGGATAGCAGCCGTGGTCGTCGGCATAGGCCACTAAATCGCGGCCACCCGAGTCGCGCACCAGGCTGGTCCAGGCGCCTTCCTCCAGCCCCAACACCTGATCGCGATCGGGCAATTGGCCGGCAAGGTCCATGCCCTGCCAGTCAGTGCCGCCGGGCAGCCGGGCAAGTCTGACGGTCATTTGTTGCGGGTCAGTCAGTTCATCGGTCCAGCGCGGCCGGCCTGCGCCGAGCATTTGGACCCACCCCTGCTTGGTATTCGTCAGCGAGGCGGGGACGGTGACGCTGTTCCACTTCGGCAGAATCAGCAGAGTCGAGCCCGAATAGCGCCGCCGCTCGATGATCTCGGCAATGTCGTCGGGATCGCTCCACTGGGTGGGAGTAAGCACCAGCAGCGATTCGCCGGTGAGCTTGCCCGGACTGCGCGACAGGGTGACGTCATAGCCCTGCTTCTGCAGCATTGCGGCAAGCCCGGCATAGCCATCGAGTCCCTGGCTCCGCGCGTGGCCGCTGCCACTTCCCCCGCCCGGTCCGGTATCGCCCTGTCCGATGAAGTACAGCAGCGCGATGAAAGTCGCCGTGCCGAACAGCACCGCGCCCAGCACTGCGCGCGGGCTGAACGACCCGCTCATGCGCGCGCCGGCAGCCGGGCAAGAGCGAACTCGGCATACGCGGCGCGGGCCGCGTGCCAATCTTCGGCCCCGAGCGCGCGCAAGGCAAACAGGCTGCGCTCCACCCGCCCGGCGATCGTGCCGAACGCGGTGCGCGCGCCGTCAGGTAACGCGGGCAGGGCGGCCAGCTCGCGTGCGGTGGTCGCGGGTTCGACGAGGTCGGGACGGGCAGCGGCGATCTGGCCGACGCTGCGCTTCAGCAGTAGGTGCGTCGCCTCATCGAAGCGGCCTTGCGCGGCGAGCGCGTCGGCATCCTCCAGTAGCGCGAGCGCATCGCCTGCCGCGGGAATCCAGCCGCCGTCCTCCGACGCCTGTTGCTGTCTGGGGCGCCAGTGAAGCGCGGGAGACAGCATCCGCCACAGCAACAGGGCAAGTGCGGCGATCGCGATGGCAAGAAGCACCCATTTGAATATCGGCCAGCTTAAGCCCAGCGCACGGCCGACGGGCGCCAGCACGTCTCCCAACCATCCGAACAGCGCATCGAGCCAGCCCGGTTCGGGCGGAGCTTCCTGGGGAATCTGTACCGGCGCGAACTGGATCGAATCGTCGGCGCGCACCGCGTCCCATGCCTTGGCAGGATCGCCGATCTGCCCCGTTCCCCCGATGCTGCCAGTCGTCACCGACCGGTGGTGACACGGCGCACCCGCAGGCGCAACTAACCGCGCACGCGTTCCTGGCGATAGGTCCCGAGGATGCGCAGTTCCTTGCAATGAAAGGCGAGCTCGTCGAGCGCCCGGTCGACCGCCGGTTCGCCCGGCGCGCCGATGATGTCGGCATAGAACATCGTCGCGGAAAAGCTCGCGCCGGCCTGGTAACTTTCCAGTTTCGTCATGTTCACGCCGTTGGTCGCGAACCCGCCCATCGCCTTGTACAACGCCGCCGGCACGTTCTTTACCTCGAACACGAACGTGGTGATCGCCGGCCCCCTGACCGTCGCAGCAGCGAGCGGCTGCCGTGCCAGCATCAGGAAGCGGGTGGTGTTGTCGGCCGCGTCCTCGACATCATGTTCCGCAATTTGCAGGCCGTAGAGCTCGGCGGCGAGCGGCGGAGCGATCGCCGCGAGGCCCGGCTCCCCCCGCTCCGACACATGCGCCGCGGCGCCGGCGGTGTCGGCATAGCTCAACGGCACGATGCCCCGCTCGCGCAGGAACCGGCGCGACTGGCCGAGCGCTTGAGGATGGCTGTAGGCCGCCTCGAACGGGCCCATGGTCCCGTCCGCGCCGGCCAGCGCCATCAG is part of the Altererythrobacter sp. TH136 genome and harbors:
- a CDS encoding stage II sporulation protein M, whose protein sequence is MSDLAPDAIEAAILRSDRFRLSREDDWRRLEQIVRRMETGRLRKLSDEDVLALPALYRTAASSLAVARETSLDAATIAWLESLVRRAWFQVYGPRQGFARWLAGFLGGGLSRAVRAIWPDILIALAVMIAGAVAGWLLVAQDQEWYWSLVPSQFTDTRVPGASREVLLQALGTESSAAGLSGFAAYLFQNNASVSILAFALGFAFGIPTLLILLKEMATLGAMLWLFAGQGLTLEFAAWLSVHGSTELFAILLAGAAGIHVGRSMAFPGKRALLPATAAAGRRAATVMAGVVLMLVVAAVLEAFARELVGQTWDRLLIGGAMLLFWLAYFFAFGRSASAADA
- a CDS encoding DUF4350 domain-containing protein; its protein translation is MSGSFSPRAVLGAVLFGTATFIALLYFIGQGDTGPGGGSGSGHARSQGLDGYAGLAAMLQKQGYDVTLSRSPGKLTGESLLVLTPTQWSDPDDIAEIIERRRYSGSTLLILPKWNSVTVPASLTNTKQGWVQMLGAGRPRWTDELTDPQQMTVRLARLPGGTDWQGMDLAGQLPDRDQVLGLEEGAWTSLVRDSGGRDLVAYADDHGCYPVLDAAARAPAPDAECDSDKWSLVVAFEPDLFNNYGLADRNRALLAAKVIEAAREGQDVPVVFDLTLNGFGANKNLLTLAFQPPFLAATLSLLLALLVVGWRAFGRFGAPVAEDRAIAFGKTRLAANAAGFIRRSGRLHLLGAPFADLVARRLAASFGLRSADPAAIDAALARRAPDGPSFSELADRLRAARGPSQTLRAAHALKSLERINAR
- a CDS encoding MoxR family ATPase, whose protein sequence is MTMTLDEMRDLAAAIRGEVAKAVVGQEQIVEHLLVALLAEGHVLLEGPPGTAKTFLAQCFAAALGLDFGRIQFTPDLLPGDILGSNLFNFQTSQFTLTRGPIFCDLLLADEINRTPPKTQAALLEAMQERRVTLDGETHALPERFMVIATQNPIESQGVYPLPEAQLDRFLFKLLVAYPAPQEEAAIVSRFAQRLGPPRPAEFGVGPVTDAARLTGASAALDQVTVAGDIVDYVVRLVRATRETSDLATGASPRAAVQLAKAARARAALEGRDYVLPDDVKALAASVLRHRLTLSPAAEIEGRQVEQLVGELVEQTEAPR
- a CDS encoding prephenate dehydratase is translated as MDSFQSSFPAPARSLVKAMQSAAAADPARAVAFAGAPGANSHRAATEMAPGCLPLPCFSFEDAIDAVKAGRAGSAAIPVENSQHGRVADIHFLLPESGLHIVAEHFLRINHALMALAGADGTMGPFEAAYSHPQALGQSRRFLRERGIVPLSYADTAGAAAHVSERGEPGLAAIAPPLAAELYGLQIAEHDVEDAADNTTRFLMLARQPLAAATVRGPAITTFVFEVKNVPAALYKAMGGFATNGVNMTKLESYQAGASFSATMFYADIIGAPGEPAVDRALDELAFHCKELRILGTYRQERVRG
- a CDS encoding DUF58 domain-containing protein, whose protein sequence is MIVPAPRAALFAMLAAPVALVIAASAPGAWVVAPLAGVMLVALVLIDAMLAGGLAEWRVTVPEDAEIGEPVTLTVMADIGDGRARGVDAALAVDPRLARSGQANVALTPRDGAWQGEAVLVPNRRGTAALSHLWLRWSGPLGLGARQFSVPLERQLRIWPDLSPIRSPTLQHFLRNTEVGLIARRIRGEGTQFEALSEYQPGMDRRRIDWKTSSRHTRLFARENEAERNNQIVFAFDCGQSMCEPVDGLPRIDRAVTAALSAAYVALKGGDRVALFGFARRPLVLTPFHGDTRAFHYLKSAAAGLDYHAEEPNFTLALATLSQRLQRRSLVVLFSDFTDPTSAELMIESLGRLVERHLVLFVTIEDSELAELQAAEPDSLDALATAVTADTLARQRALVLQRLRQRGIDVIEAPWNAIGYRLIDRYLDVKREGAIG
- a CDS encoding RDD family protein, whose product is MTGAVIPYDTKRRREVITPEGIALTFVVASRAARFGAFILDYLILTFGAVALTFLIAWVAGGLRALDGAATSGAGEFLGVSWTLAWFLAWNGYFIAFELGPRGATPGKRAAGIRVAARAAPGEGAARLTAEAVIARNLLRDIEFFMPVILLMSAPTGQTGAAGVAGALWFLGFMLFPFFNRDALRAGDVVAGTWVVEAPRPKLPQALSTAVGARGTSEVTGARYRFGDDDLAVYGEHELQTLERVLRDGNPAALASVHAAICRKIGWHPGAGDERAFLEAYYAQLRSRLEGGMRFGRRKADKFSN